One segment of Candidatus Margulisiibacteriota bacterium DNA contains the following:
- a CDS encoding sensor histidine kinase KdpD, giving the protein MSYKDNRPDPDALLKAVKHSENTSSSGHLRIFLGMCAGVGKTYAMLEAADVLLKEKVDVIIGLVETHGRKETESLAQKIPKIPRLKVEYKNKVFEELDIEAVLKRKPQVVLVDELAHTNIPGMRHAKRWQDVEELLNQGINVYTTLNIQHVESRKEDVELITGITVRELVPDSILERADQIELIDLPPDVLQLRIKEGKVYLEDRAITALDNFFKTDQLTALRELALRFTSEIVHKDLDYLTSLSGNTKFLRTNERFMVAVSHSPHSKRLIRATRRIAFATNSTWIALNVQNSAVLSDEDNRRLAENLELARQLGAEVISTVDTDIIAAIKRIVESRLITQIIVGRPRPNFIQKIIQSGTLLDRMVKEINIDVHVLREDSLPEQTKFKPTMNVKITLKGNYWQTIWILLIVTLINFLLVPYLGYKSIGFIYLLAITIISMFARFGPLIFSALLSALLWNYFFIPPVGTFFIREAADLIMCLAYGFTAIITGLLAHRIRERERLLRIRETRTETMFNIVKIIAQAKERTECIKDFTEQVQTIFNGKILIFYIDKINSKDLQTIDPAVFDKKQLAVVNWVFENNQPAGWSTDTLSLSSAFYVPLNGSSMMTGVLSFEPKQSKPLTPDEKTLLQVISKQLAIYLEKKLFQERSRDAQKLEESERLYQTIFNSISHELKTPMTAIVGLASALQNEQMHNNKKIRSQLLEELGEAVERLNYEITNILDMSRLSSGVLTLKKEWNDIGEVLSTCIGNLSKQLAEHKLKLDIKDKLPFIQIDYGLMETAIKNILLNAAIYTPQKSIISINVSNDERQLTITIADNGPGVPPELLSAIFDKFYRVPGSPTGGTGLGLTIAKSVIEAHGGSIKAMNRIKGGLEIQIALPLTLQPKLPAEENP; this is encoded by the coding sequence CCCAAAAAATCCCAAAAATCCCCAGATTAAAAGTGGAATACAAAAATAAAGTTTTTGAAGAGCTGGACATAGAAGCAGTTTTGAAACGCAAACCGCAGGTGGTCCTGGTGGATGAACTCGCTCATACTAACATCCCGGGTATGAGGCACGCCAAGCGTTGGCAAGATGTAGAGGAACTTTTAAATCAGGGAATTAATGTCTATACAACTTTAAATATTCAACATGTGGAAAGCCGCAAAGAAGATGTGGAGCTGATAACCGGCATTACGGTCCGTGAGCTGGTCCCTGATTCCATACTGGAACGAGCGGACCAGATTGAATTGATAGATTTACCTCCGGATGTCCTACAGTTGCGCATAAAAGAAGGTAAAGTATATCTTGAGGACAGGGCTATAACCGCGCTGGACAATTTTTTTAAAACCGACCAGTTAACAGCATTACGTGAGCTTGCGCTTCGTTTTACCAGCGAGATTGTCCATAAGGATCTGGACTACCTGACCAGCTTGAGCGGGAATACAAAATTTTTGAGAACAAATGAGCGGTTTATGGTAGCTGTAAGCCATAGCCCTCATTCTAAAAGATTAATAAGAGCGACCAGACGTATCGCGTTTGCCACCAATTCCACATGGATAGCTCTTAATGTGCAAAACAGTGCTGTATTATCCGATGAAGACAACAGGCGTTTGGCAGAAAACCTGGAACTTGCCAGACAACTTGGCGCTGAAGTTATTTCAACTGTTGATACTGATATCATCGCGGCTATAAAACGTATTGTTGAGTCGCGTCTGATAACCCAAATCATTGTTGGTCGACCTCGTCCGAATTTTATCCAAAAAATAATCCAAAGCGGCACGTTATTGGACCGCATGGTAAAAGAAATTAACATTGACGTGCATGTATTAAGAGAAGACTCTTTGCCTGAACAGACGAAATTTAAACCAACCATGAATGTCAAGATCACTCTAAAAGGAAATTATTGGCAAACAATATGGATACTTCTGATCGTAACTCTGATCAATTTTCTATTGGTACCTTATCTGGGATATAAGTCGATCGGTTTTATATATTTATTGGCTATAACTATTATCAGTATGTTCGCGAGGTTCGGGCCGCTTATTTTCTCAGCCTTGCTCAGTGCTTTGCTTTGGAATTATTTTTTTATTCCCCCTGTCGGAACTTTCTTCATCCGGGAAGCAGCGGATTTGATAATGTGTTTAGCCTATGGCTTTACCGCAATTATCACCGGACTGTTGGCACATCGGATCAGAGAACGTGAACGTTTGCTGCGTATCAGGGAAACCCGGACCGAAACCATGTTCAACATTGTTAAAATTATTGCCCAAGCTAAAGAGAGAACTGAATGTATTAAAGATTTTACCGAACAAGTTCAAACAATTTTTAATGGCAAAATATTAATTTTTTACATTGATAAAATTAATTCCAAGGACCTGCAAACCATCGATCCTGCCGTGTTTGATAAAAAACAACTGGCTGTGGTGAACTGGGTGTTCGAAAACAATCAACCCGCTGGCTGGTCTACAGATACATTGTCGCTTTCCAGCGCTTTTTATGTCCCCCTGAACGGCTCCTCAATGATGACCGGAGTTTTATCTTTTGAGCCGAAGCAATCCAAACCCTTAACACCGGATGAAAAAACTCTTCTGCAGGTAATTTCAAAACAACTGGCAATTTATCTGGAAAAAAAACTTTTTCAGGAAAGGTCGCGTGACGCCCAGAAACTGGAAGAATCGGAAAGGCTTTATCAAACCATATTTAATAGTATCTCCCATGAATTAAAAACACCTATGACCGCTATTGTCGGCCTGGCATCGGCTCTCCAAAATGAACAAATGCATAATAACAAAAAAATCCGTTCACAATTACTGGAAGAATTGGGGGAAGCTGTAGAACGGTTGAATTACGAAATAACCAACATTCTGGATATGTCCAGGTTATCTTCCGGAGTTTTGACTTTAAAAAAGGAATGGAATGATATCGGAGAAGTGCTTTCAACTTGTATCGGAAATTTGAGCAAACAACTGGCGGAGCATAAACTTAAACTGGATATTAAAGACAAGTTACCGTTTATACAAATTGATTATGGGTTAATGGAAACCGCCATAAAAAATATTTTATTAAATGCTGCAATCTATACTCCCCAAAAATCCATAATCAGCATAAATGTCAGTAATGACGAAAGACAACTGACAATTACCATAGCCGATAACGGCCCGGGTGTGCCCCCGGAACTTCTATCCGCTATTTTCGATAAATTTTACAGGGTACCCGGCTCTCCGACCGGCGGTACTGGGCTCGGCTTAACAATAGCCAAAAGCGTAATAGAAGCCCACGGAGGTTCCATAAAAGCTATGAACCGAATTAAGGGAGGGTTAGAAATACAAATTGCCTTACCCCTGACACTCCAACCGAAATTACCTGCTGAGGAAAACCCATGA